The Vibrio ishigakensis genome has a window encoding:
- a CDS encoding MaoC family dehydratase: MFNQQIASLKYSQFNAGVSTLLKGYREENVNHSYSQSLYHSWNKVFNQPAVNDEVESPQRNTVDMKPAAKALFDELKEQIGEEIFVGEWFSVDQERINAFAEITQDMQWIHTDPQRAEQESPFKSTIAHGFLTMALLPKLTEAVDPDKPQFPTAKVTVNMGFNSVRFPYPVKVGSNIRGKCKLLSVTPIKKGLEITREIKVEIEGVRRPGCVSESVIRLYF; this comes from the coding sequence ATGTTCAATCAACAGATCGCATCGCTAAAGTATTCTCAGTTCAATGCTGGAGTATCTACGCTACTGAAAGGTTATCGAGAAGAAAATGTAAATCACAGCTACTCACAGAGCCTATATCACTCTTGGAACAAGGTGTTTAATCAACCGGCGGTTAATGATGAGGTGGAATCACCGCAGCGCAACACAGTAGATATGAAGCCAGCGGCTAAAGCCTTATTTGACGAGCTCAAAGAGCAAATCGGTGAAGAAATCTTTGTGGGTGAATGGTTCTCTGTGGACCAAGAGCGTATTAACGCCTTTGCTGAGATAACCCAAGACATGCAGTGGATCCACACGGATCCGCAGCGTGCTGAGCAGGAGTCTCCATTTAAGTCGACTATAGCGCACGGTTTTCTAACCATGGCCCTTCTGCCCAAGTTGACCGAGGCAGTGGATCCGGATAAGCCACAATTTCCCACTGCAAAAGTAACGGTAAATATGGGCTTTAACAGTGTTCGCTTCCCATACCCTGTAAAGGTAGGAAGCAACATCCGAGGCAAGTGTAAATTGCTCAGCGTCACCCCAATCAAGAAAGGGTTAGAGATAACCCGTGAGATCAAGGTTGAGATTGAAGGCGTGCGCAGACCTGGCTGTGTGTCTGAGTCCGTGATTAGACTCTATTTCTAA
- a CDS encoding efflux RND transporter permease subunit, whose product MNFTDIFIKRPVLATVLSLVLLVLGIKAFTGLQVRQYPQIETGVITVTTNYPGASSTSVQGYVTQPLQAQIAQAEGIDYMTSESSLGKSLITVNLKLDYPTDKALTEILSLVQQVKYRLPAGTQDPSILKSTSQSPILYVSFSSDSLKTQQISDYVSRVVKPTFSTVDGVSKIDLLGQSDFAMRIWLNPTKMAAYGITASDVQNAIKGSNAVSAAGKLKADYIEIDINAHTDAASVEEFKNIVLKSANGQLIHLEDVSNIELGANTYDSRVLFNGGSSITTAISNTSTSNPLTVVKGLYEVLPSIVDSLPPGMKAEVVYDSTKFINSSIEEVTKTLVEAAVIVIIVILAFLGSMRAMIIPLVTIPLSLIGSMFLMMAMGFSINLLTLLAMVLAISLVVDDAIVVVENTFRHLEEGASPIDAAINSAREIAGPVISMTITLAAVYAPIGFMGGLTGKLFTEFAFTLAGSVIISGFIALTLTPMMTSKMLNKQVLEGALVKKIDKVIAGVTHKYEKLLAIVLNNRLLVWPLVATFLVSLVFMFTHTASELAPQEDQGVVIMMGQGPSQANTDYIGHFTKPLEDTIRSYPETEMSLMVNGYQKDSKFFGLGVLKDWESRDASAKEMMTRFQKDTVDFPGLQVFTISPPDLPGTSQGLPFQMVIKTPTGSYEELYQYAEKLKEYAVTSGKFIYVQNDLEFNKPQVEIAVNRDKAALMNVNAQEVGNVLTRYVSEGFINYFALNERSYQVITQVERADRSSWNDINNYYVRSNNGKMVPLSSLIDITQSVQPSAVDQFQQLNSATIEAKMMPGVSIGEAYEVMQKGAEQILPSSYAIDSSGQLRQYVQEGASLVSTFALALIIIYLVLAAQFESFRDPLIVLTSVPLSIFGAMIPLYLGIDTLNIYTEVGLVTLIGLISKHGILIVEFANQIQPEFNGDKIAAVKKAAAERLRPVLMTTAAMVIGVVPLLTAAGAGAQSRFSIGLVITVGMTVGTLFTLFVVPTVYTFLADNHAKALED is encoded by the coding sequence ATGAACTTCACTGATATATTCATCAAACGACCGGTTCTGGCGACCGTACTCAGCTTGGTACTGCTTGTACTGGGAATAAAGGCATTTACTGGCCTACAAGTACGTCAATATCCGCAGATTGAAACCGGTGTGATTACAGTCACCACCAACTACCCTGGCGCAAGCTCCACCAGCGTGCAAGGTTATGTTACTCAGCCACTGCAGGCGCAGATCGCACAAGCAGAAGGCATCGATTACATGACCTCTGAGAGTAGCCTAGGTAAATCCCTTATCACGGTAAACCTTAAGCTAGATTATCCGACCGATAAGGCGCTGACAGAGATCCTATCGCTGGTGCAGCAAGTGAAATACCGACTGCCAGCAGGTACTCAAGACCCGAGCATCCTTAAGTCGACCTCACAGTCACCTATCCTCTACGTGTCCTTCTCTTCTGACTCGCTTAAGACTCAGCAGATCTCAGACTACGTGAGTCGTGTGGTTAAGCCAACTTTCTCCACTGTAGATGGTGTATCTAAGATCGACTTGCTGGGTCAGAGTGACTTTGCAATGCGTATCTGGCTGAACCCAACCAAGATGGCAGCTTATGGCATCACTGCATCAGATGTACAAAACGCAATTAAAGGCAGCAACGCAGTAAGTGCTGCGGGTAAGCTAAAGGCCGATTACATCGAGATTGATATCAATGCGCACACAGACGCAGCCTCGGTTGAAGAGTTTAAAAACATTGTACTTAAGAGTGCTAATGGTCAGCTGATCCACCTTGAAGATGTGTCTAACATCGAGCTTGGCGCAAACACCTACGACTCTCGCGTACTGTTTAATGGCGGCAGCTCAATTACGACTGCTATCAGCAACACCTCGACTTCAAACCCGCTGACTGTAGTAAAGGGTTTATATGAAGTGCTGCCATCAATTGTCGACAGCTTGCCACCAGGTATGAAAGCTGAGGTAGTGTATGATTCAACCAAGTTCATCAATAGCTCTATCGAAGAGGTAACTAAGACCCTAGTTGAAGCGGCAGTTATCGTTATCATCGTTATCCTAGCCTTCCTAGGCTCGATGCGCGCGATGATCATTCCGCTAGTAACTATCCCGCTATCGCTTATCGGCTCTATGTTCCTGATGATGGCGATGGGCTTTAGTATCAACCTATTGACCCTGCTAGCCATGGTATTGGCTATCTCGCTGGTAGTAGATGACGCCATCGTTGTGGTAGAGAACACCTTCCGTCATTTGGAAGAAGGTGCATCGCCAATCGACGCGGCAATCAACAGTGCTCGTGAGATTGCTGGTCCAGTTATCTCTATGACCATTACTCTAGCTGCGGTATACGCCCCGATCGGCTTTATGGGTGGCCTAACGGGCAAGCTATTTACTGAGTTTGCCTTTACTCTTGCTGGCTCGGTAATCATCTCTGGCTTTATCGCTCTAACGCTTACACCAATGATGACCTCTAAGATGCTGAACAAGCAGGTACTTGAGGGCGCACTGGTTAAGAAAATCGACAAAGTTATTGCTGGTGTTACTCACAAGTACGAGAAGCTTCTTGCGATCGTTCTAAATAACCGACTGCTAGTTTGGCCTTTGGTTGCAACCTTCTTGGTGTCACTGGTATTTATGTTCACTCACACAGCGAGCGAACTGGCACCTCAAGAAGACCAAGGCGTAGTAATCATGATGGGCCAAGGCCCTTCACAGGCAAACACTGACTATATTGGCCACTTTACCAAGCCACTTGAAGATACTATCCGCAGCTATCCAGAAACTGAGATGTCTCTGATGGTTAATGGCTATCAAAAAGACTCTAAGTTCTTTGGTCTAGGCGTATTGAAGGATTGGGAATCTCGTGATGCATCAGCAAAAGAGATGATGACTCGCTTCCAGAAAGACACCGTGGATTTCCCTGGATTGCAAGTATTCACCATCTCTCCACCGGATCTGCCTGGCACCTCTCAGGGCCTGCCGTTCCAGATGGTCATCAAGACACCCACTGGTAGCTATGAAGAGCTATACCAATATGCTGAGAAGCTAAAAGAGTATGCTGTTACTAGCGGTAAGTTTATCTATGTGCAGAACGATCTAGAGTTCAACAAGCCTCAGGTAGAGATCGCGGTAAACCGAGACAAAGCGGCTCTGATGAACGTGAATGCTCAAGAGGTAGGGAACGTACTGACTCGCTATGTGAGTGAAGGCTTTATCAACTACTTCGCGTTAAATGAGCGTAGCTATCAGGTAATTACTCAAGTAGAACGTGCGGATCGCAGCTCTTGGAATGACATCAACAACTACTATGTGCGCTCAAACAACGGCAAGATGGTACCTCTGTCATCGCTGATTGATATTACCCAAAGCGTACAGCCATCAGCGGTGGACCAATTCCAACAGCTCAACAGCGCAACCATCGAAGCTAAGATGATGCCTGGCGTGAGTATTGGTGAAGCCTATGAAGTGATGCAAAAAGGTGCCGAGCAGATCCTGCCTAGCTCTTACGCTATCGATTCATCAGGTCAGCTACGCCAATACGTGCAAGAAGGTGCATCTCTGGTTTCGACCTTTGCCCTAGCACTTATCATCATCTATCTAGTGTTGGCGGCTCAGTTCGAAAGCTTTAGAGACCCGCTGATAGTACTAACCAGTGTACCGCTTTCTATCTTTGGTGCCATGATCCCGCTGTATCTGGGTATCGATACGCTGAACATCTACACCGAGGTAGGTCTGGTAACCCTGATAGGCCTTATTAGTAAACACGGTATCTTGATTGTAGAGTTTGCCAACCAAATACAGCCTGAGTTTAACGGGGACAAGATTGCAGCGGTTAAGAAAGCGGCAGCTGAGCGTCTTCGTCCGGTACTTATGACTACGGCAGCTATGGTAATCGGCGTTGTACCTCTACTAACAGCCGCTGGTGCGGGCGCACAGAGCCGTTTCTCTATCGGTCTAGTTATCACTGTAGGCATGACAGTAGGTACCCTATTTACGCTATTTGTTGTACCAACCGTGTACACCTTCCTAGCGGATAACCACGCCAAAGCACTAGAGGATTAA
- a CDS encoding bifunctional aspartate transaminase/aspartate 4-decarboxylase — translation MNRNDEKKLETLSPFEVKDTLMKLAQSNKDHAMINAGRGNPNWVATEPREAFFQLGLFALQESKSTFSPYPGFGGVSEQDCISARFLSFCEDNEQVEGIRFLLNAFNYLTTELFLDADELIYEWVEGILGDNYPVPDRMLKYSEIISRKYIEQEMGHKSHLPDSHFNLFAVEGGTAAMVYIFNTLKTNRLLNSGDEIAIGAPVFTPYLEMPELEDYNLNKVEIMSTEESYWQIPDSELEKLKDPKIKAFFLVNPSNPSSVKLNDKTLQKIADIANERPDLILLTDDVYGTFTDKFTSLAMLAPKNTILVYSYSKYFGATGWRLGVIAINEDNNFDRMIADLPEDTRERLSKRYSGISLDPANIKFIDRIVADSRAVALNHTAGLSTPQQIQMTLFSLLALLEGGKDYQENAKRIVRSRYRTLMENALTEPTIKEGDDSGAFYYVEINIQNLAASAHGEEFFNWMKAEYEPLDFLVRLAEESGIVVMPGGGFDAPEWSLRVSLANLPESAYAEISSAINTTLAGYYQLFLNAK, via the coding sequence ATGAATCGTAATGACGAAAAGAAACTCGAGACCCTGAGTCCTTTTGAAGTGAAAGACACCCTGATGAAGCTTGCGCAGAGCAACAAGGATCACGCCATGATTAATGCTGGTCGTGGCAATCCTAACTGGGTAGCTACTGAACCTCGTGAAGCCTTTTTCCAACTGGGTCTATTCGCATTGCAGGAGTCAAAGTCTACCTTTTCTCCATACCCAGGTTTTGGTGGTGTGAGCGAGCAAGATTGCATTTCTGCACGTTTCCTCTCTTTCTGTGAAGACAACGAGCAGGTAGAAGGCATCCGTTTTCTACTCAATGCTTTTAACTACCTCACCACAGAGCTGTTTTTAGATGCTGATGAGCTTATCTATGAATGGGTAGAGGGTATTTTGGGTGACAACTACCCAGTGCCTGACCGCATGCTGAAATATAGCGAAATCATCTCCCGCAAATACATCGAACAAGAGATGGGTCATAAATCTCATCTACCGGATTCTCACTTCAACCTGTTTGCAGTTGAGGGTGGCACGGCTGCTATGGTGTATATCTTCAATACCCTAAAGACCAACCGTCTGCTTAACAGCGGCGATGAAATCGCTATCGGCGCGCCTGTATTTACCCCATACCTTGAGATGCCTGAGCTAGAAGATTATAACCTGAACAAGGTTGAGATTATGTCTACAGAGGAAAGCTATTGGCAGATCCCTGACAGTGAGTTAGAGAAGCTCAAAGACCCTAAGATCAAGGCATTCTTCTTGGTAAATCCAAGCAACCCATCATCGGTAAAGCTGAACGATAAAACACTGCAGAAGATTGCGGATATCGCCAATGAACGCCCAGACCTTATCCTGCTGACGGACGATGTTTACGGTACATTTACTGACAAGTTCACCTCTCTGGCGATGCTAGCACCTAAGAACACTATCTTGGTTTACTCGTACTCTAAATACTTTGGTGCAACGGGCTGGCGACTAGGCGTAATTGCGATAAATGAAGACAACAACTTCGATCGCATGATTGCTGACCTTCCTGAGGATACACGTGAGAGACTGAGTAAGCGCTACAGCGGTATCAGCTTAGACCCAGCAAACATCAAGTTTATCGACCGTATCGTGGCAGACAGTCGCGCGGTTGCCCTAAACCACACTGCGGGCCTCTCTACACCGCAGCAGATCCAGATGACGCTGTTCTCTCTACTAGCACTGCTAGAGGGCGGTAAAGATTATCAAGAGAACGCCAAGCGTATCGTTCGTTCTCGCTATCGCACATTAATGGAAAACGCATTGACTGAGCCAACGATTAAAGAGGGCGATGATAGCGGCGCTTTCTATTACGTAGAGATCAACATCCAGAATCTAGCGGCTTCTGCACATGGCGAGGAGTTCTTTAACTGGATGAAGGCTGAGTATGAGCCACTGGATTTCTTGGTGCGTCTTGCTGAAGAGAGCGGCATCGTGGTGATGCCAGGCGGTGGTTTTGATGCGCCAGAGTGGTCACTACGCGTATCCTTAGCTAACCTTCCTGAGTCGGCTTATGCTGAGATTTCCTCTGCAATAAATACAACTCTAGCAGGCTACTATCAGCTATTTTTGAACGCTAAATAA
- a CDS encoding patatin-like phospholipase family protein, with amino-acid sequence MYKSFLFLIALLMVGCSGTPHDADTRVNESNYLKVDIGVAQDEDDEPFRFWGDRVPKNLAPTNTDESHTFDQTKINQIKQQPFAPRVMGEQFNILVLSGGGPRGAFGAGVLLGLRDKGELPEYSMITGVSAGALIAPFVFAGGDKLDQLKEVMLGLDDESMLGGTSFFHFLFGDALSGGESFYQLVQQTYDDDFIKQIAAQYRAGKRLFIGTTHFDSGRQMIWNLGRIANSDLPNKNDLIHQILTASSSIPGVFPPQFIPVYYQGTQFEEMHVDGGLSSQLFFDPIGFDYTSFVKSLGYADAPRVYTIRNGRVQTEFEFVEDDTISLAARSVDNLIMAQTRGDIARELYITRKIGAEFYLTYIDDDFDKKPPQGKVFDKEYLQFLYEYGYNKAQQDDFWIKDLPL; translated from the coding sequence TTGTACAAGTCGTTTCTCTTTTTAATCGCTCTGCTGATGGTGGGTTGCTCGGGCACTCCCCATGATGCTGACACTCGAGTCAACGAATCTAACTATCTGAAGGTCGACATAGGTGTAGCTCAGGATGAAGACGATGAACCATTTCGTTTTTGGGGTGATCGCGTTCCAAAAAATCTAGCTCCGACTAATACAGATGAAAGCCATACCTTTGATCAGACAAAGATAAACCAAATAAAGCAGCAACCCTTTGCTCCTCGGGTCATGGGTGAGCAATTTAATATCTTGGTGCTATCTGGCGGAGGTCCTCGTGGCGCCTTTGGTGCCGGTGTCTTGCTAGGCCTACGTGATAAAGGCGAGCTGCCTGAATACTCAATGATCACAGGAGTCAGCGCAGGTGCCTTGATAGCGCCATTTGTGTTTGCTGGCGGCGATAAGCTGGATCAGCTAAAAGAGGTAATGCTGGGCTTAGATGATGAATCTATGCTAGGTGGCACTAGCTTTTTCCATTTTTTATTCGGCGATGCGCTCTCTGGCGGCGAAAGCTTTTATCAGCTAGTGCAACAAACCTATGACGATGATTTTATAAAGCAAATTGCAGCCCAGTATCGCGCAGGCAAGCGCCTATTTATCGGCACTACCCATTTTGATTCCGGCAGACAGATGATCTGGAATCTAGGGCGAATTGCCAACAGTGATCTGCCAAACAAAAACGACCTGATACATCAGATACTGACCGCGAGCTCATCAATCCCAGGGGTATTTCCACCTCAGTTTATACCGGTTTATTATCAGGGAACGCAGTTTGAAGAGATGCATGTAGATGGTGGACTTTCTAGTCAACTCTTCTTCGATCCTATAGGTTTTGACTATACTTCTTTCGTCAAATCATTAGGTTATGCCGATGCACCGCGTGTTTACACCATTCGAAATGGTCGTGTACAAACCGAGTTTGAGTTTGTGGAAGATGACACCATCAGTCTCGCTGCACGAAGCGTTGATAATCTCATCATGGCTCAAACAAGAGGTGATATCGCTCGAGAGCTCTACATCACCCGCAAAATAGGCGCTGAATTCTATCTCACCTATATTGATGATGATTTTGATAAAAAGCCTCCACAAGGCAAGGTATTCGACAAAGAGTATCTACAATTCCTGTATGAGTATGGCTATAACAAAGCACAACAAGACGATTTCTGGATAAAGGATTTGCCTCTATAA
- a CDS encoding efflux RND transporter periplasmic adaptor subunit, protein MSKKAISIVLILVILILVFVFGFNTFKNHMIAKKLGEYKKPPVAITTVISKQEDWTKTVKAIGQVSSKQSTQVTSQISGQVKEILFKSGQLVSEGDVIVQLDDSLLQAKYKNQLAKVKLAKIELKRQLKLLASNSTARNSVDKAQAQYDAQSASLKYIASEINFMSIKAPFSGKLGIRTLNVGDYINPGSLIVDLESINDNYIDISVSEDYQPLLAEGQKVTFSNDAYQGKTFNAVVSAIQPASDEQSHNINVRAKVQGDGNQLVSGMYINAEIELNQTVSIIPVPKVAISFSLYGDSVFVVTNKDGEQVVEQKLVEVGPRKDDQVGILSGLKAGDEIVTSNQQQLKKDTVVKVNNARPFSASFKS, encoded by the coding sequence ATGTCTAAGAAAGCAATATCAATAGTCCTGATACTGGTAATACTGATACTGGTATTCGTATTTGGATTTAACACATTTAAGAATCACATGATCGCCAAGAAACTAGGTGAATATAAAAAGCCACCTGTCGCGATCACCACAGTTATCTCCAAGCAAGAAGACTGGACTAAAACAGTTAAGGCTATTGGTCAGGTTTCATCAAAACAATCCACCCAGGTAACAAGCCAGATTTCGGGTCAGGTAAAAGAGATCCTATTTAAATCAGGACAGCTGGTATCTGAAGGTGATGTGATTGTTCAGCTAGATGACTCTCTATTGCAGGCAAAATACAAAAACCAACTTGCTAAGGTGAAGCTCGCCAAGATTGAACTAAAGAGACAACTAAAGCTTCTTGCAAGCAACAGCACGGCGAGAAACTCGGTAGACAAAGCTCAAGCTCAGTACGACGCACAATCTGCATCCCTTAAATACATTGCCTCTGAAATTAACTTCATGAGCATCAAGGCTCCATTTTCAGGCAAATTGGGCATTCGTACTCTCAACGTGGGTGATTACATCAACCCAGGTTCTCTTATCGTTGACCTAGAAAGCATCAACGACAACTACATAGATATCTCAGTATCAGAAGACTATCAGCCACTGCTGGCAGAAGGTCAAAAGGTCACTTTCAGCAATGACGCTTACCAAGGCAAAACCTTTAACGCGGTTGTGTCTGCTATTCAGCCTGCTTCGGATGAGCAGTCACACAACATCAATGTGCGCGCGAAGGTTCAAGGCGATGGTAACCAACTGGTTAGCGGCATGTATATCAATGCTGAAATCGAACTAAACCAGACAGTTTCAATCATCCCTGTACCGAAAGTAGCTATCTCTTTCTCTCTTTATGGTGACAGCGTTTTCGTTGTGACTAACAAAGATGGCGAGCAAGTAGTAGAGCAAAAACTGGTTGAAGTAGGTCCTCGAAAGGATGACCAAGTGGGCATTCTATCTGGCCTAAAAGCCGGCGATGAGATCGTTACCTCAAATCAACAGCAACTGAAAAAAGATACGGTAGTTAAGGTAAATAACGCTCGTCCTTTCTCAGCATCATTCAAGTCATAA
- a CDS encoding potassium channel family protein has protein sequence MASINESNNFIYFTLSLILIFVMGALAKEVEGEHLNFLLKPLILNSFIICLASMKFARGWYIYLVGVSVLMAIAILAHSFYDNTHLSVIMLVLILAFCVGVFQATAHQILLSDQVDNNKLIGSVALFLVMGLGWAAIYLLLIIYNPEAIKGIVAQDHWGEHFSVVTYFSFVTQTTLGYGDFSPNTPLAQVVVYLQGITGVFYMAVVVSSLVSARKR, from the coding sequence ATGGCATCGATCAACGAATCTAATAACTTTATCTATTTCACCCTCTCACTCATCCTTATCTTTGTGATGGGCGCATTGGCAAAAGAGGTCGAAGGGGAGCATCTAAACTTCCTCCTTAAACCTCTTATCCTAAATAGCTTTATTATTTGCCTCGCGAGCATGAAATTTGCTCGAGGCTGGTATATCTACCTTGTTGGAGTGAGTGTGTTGATGGCCATTGCTATCTTGGCTCACTCCTTTTATGACAACACTCACCTGAGTGTTATCATGTTGGTGCTGATACTGGCGTTCTGCGTTGGCGTGTTTCAAGCTACGGCGCACCAGATATTGCTTTCTGATCAAGTCGACAACAACAAACTCATCGGCTCTGTTGCCCTGTTTCTAGTTATGGGACTTGGTTGGGCTGCCATTTATTTACTGCTCATTATCTACAACCCTGAAGCCATCAAAGGCATAGTTGCGCAGGACCACTGGGGAGAGCATTTCTCTGTGGTGACCTACTTTAGCTTCGTTACCCAAACCACCTTAGGTTATGGGGACTTCAGCCCCAATACGCCTCTTGCTCAAGTGGTGGTTTACCTACAAGGAATAACCGGCGTTTTCTATATGGCGGTTGTGGTTTCGAGCCTAGTGAGCGCACGCAAAAGGTAG
- a CDS encoding MFS transporter, which yields MTLKEILNIRNVRGYLIFRSSYFARFYYPVFTLLYLDYGLTLSQFAMLNVVWAATIVIAEVPSGAFADTLGRKKLVVMSSIIMFIEIAMIAFVPTSNMHLVFVVFLVNRVLSGLAMALASGADEALAYDTLKEQGKEDVWPQVLQIQLRLASSVGIFVTLLGAAMYDVDFMGKVFQFLGFTAPETTQDIMRIPVYATLLVALVAIYAAFSMEEESKTKATTGGKAASSIESLKLTMNTAKWVLSTPYVLFILLYYSLFEHTSRMFLTMNSQYYRAIEIPIIYIGFIGAGISVFQIIFAGRSRRLAESMAPRKFIMLMGLATIVTYYLISLGWPIFGVIPALMLIFIIMTMNIFISYHLNKQTESHNRATVLSFKGLMFNMGYGLIGVLYAYYYKLVSQGYTEEEIEQGIDFLASLSAFTYYFAFLFIVISALFYFKDRKRYFKT from the coding sequence ATGACGCTCAAAGAAATTCTAAACATACGTAATGTTCGCGGCTATCTGATCTTTAGAAGCAGTTACTTTGCGCGTTTTTACTATCCGGTATTCACCCTACTCTACCTAGATTACGGTCTGACCCTATCCCAGTTTGCCATGCTAAACGTGGTATGGGCGGCCACCATAGTAATTGCTGAGGTGCCCTCGGGTGCCTTTGCCGATACCTTGGGGCGTAAGAAACTGGTGGTGATGTCTTCCATCATCATGTTTATCGAGATAGCCATGATTGCCTTCGTGCCCACAAGCAATATGCACTTGGTATTTGTGGTCTTCTTAGTCAATCGAGTGCTCAGTGGTTTGGCGATGGCGCTAGCCAGTGGCGCGGATGAGGCGCTGGCCTACGATACCTTGAAAGAACAAGGAAAAGAGGATGTGTGGCCACAGGTTTTGCAGATCCAACTGCGTCTTGCTTCAAGTGTTGGCATCTTTGTCACCCTATTGGGTGCGGCGATGTACGACGTCGACTTTATGGGTAAGGTGTTCCAGTTCCTTGGATTTACTGCTCCAGAAACCACCCAAGACATCATGCGAATTCCTGTCTACGCCACTCTATTGGTAGCATTGGTCGCCATTTATGCGGCCTTTAGTATGGAGGAAGAGAGCAAAACCAAAGCCACAACTGGGGGCAAGGCCGCGAGCAGTATTGAGAGCCTAAAGCTCACCATGAATACTGCAAAATGGGTGCTCTCAACACCCTATGTTCTGTTTATTTTGCTCTACTACAGCTTATTCGAGCACACCTCTCGCATGTTCTTAACCATGAACAGCCAATACTATCGCGCTATCGAAATCCCGATCATCTACATAGGCTTTATCGGCGCTGGGATAAGCGTATTCCAGATCATATTCGCTGGACGAAGTCGTCGATTAGCCGAAAGCATGGCGCCTAGAAAATTCATTATGCTCATGGGTTTAGCCACTATAGTGACTTATTACTTAATAAGTCTTGGCTGGCCAATATTTGGCGTGATACCTGCGCTGATGCTCATCTTCATCATCATGACCATGAATATTTTTATCAGCTATCACCTCAACAAACAGACCGAATCGCACAACAGGGCAACCGTGCTCAGCTTTAAGGGATTGATGTTTAATATGGGCTACGGGCTGATAGGTGTGCTGTATGCCTATTACTACAAACTGGTCTCGCAGGGCTACACCGAAGAAGAAATAGAGCAAGGCATCGATTTTCTCGCTTCGCTGTCGGCATTTACCTATTACTTTGCTTTCTTGTTCATCGTGATCAGCGCTCTGTTCTATTTCAAAGACAGAAAGCGATATTTTAAAACCTAA